A part of Methanobrevibacter millerae genomic DNA contains:
- a CDS encoding ABC transporter ATP-binding protein has product MKIFKSKIPQLIIIFLLLIVQAYCDLALPSYTANIVDIGIQNADINYIMDMGFLMIIMVSVSVFATIGISYFSSRVSSGYAKDLRKVVYTKVLRFSNHELNQISRSSLITRSTNDINQVQNVLGLMLMVLFFAPILGIGSIIKAFEIGGNLSWIILVTFLVVLILLLIITIDVLPYFKLTQEIIDKMNKTAREILIGIPVIKAFVRQDYEQKKFGKVNKDFLDINLYVFSRIFIMIPTMTLFLNLMIVMILYFGAYDAIAGNILTGDIIAFIQYSTQIVFSFILLGGIMIILPRFLVSARRVAEVLNMELSITDGEITSVDNNPTIEFKNVGYSYPGSEKETLKDINFKLMPGKTTAIIGGTGSGKSTILNLIPRLQDVTEGEILINDVNIKNLNLKTLRDRISFTPQKAILFQGTVKSNMQTGKSDATDEEIRNALNMAQVDFVDDIEEEVSQGGSNFSGGQKQRLSIARAIIGRHDFYLFDDCFSALDMNTEAIVKNNLDKIAKDSSILFVSQRISTIKDADEIIVLDNGRIIDKGTHDDLIDRCDVYSEIALSQMEGSLCHQ; this is encoded by the coding sequence TTGAAAATTTTTAAGAGTAAGATTCCTCAGCTTATAATCATATTTCTGCTTCTGATTGTGCAGGCTTACTGTGATTTGGCGCTTCCTTCATATACTGCCAATATAGTGGATATCGGTATTCAAAATGCAGATATAAACTATATTATGGATATGGGATTTTTAATGATTATAATGGTTAGTGTTTCGGTGTTTGCCACAATAGGAATATCATATTTTTCAAGCCGAGTCTCATCAGGATACGCCAAGGATTTAAGGAAAGTGGTTTATACTAAAGTATTGAGGTTTTCCAACCATGAACTGAACCAGATTTCAAGATCATCATTAATTACACGTTCCACCAATGATATCAATCAGGTGCAGAATGTTTTGGGGCTTATGCTGATGGTATTGTTCTTTGCTCCTATATTGGGTATCGGAAGTATCATCAAGGCATTTGAAATAGGAGGAAACCTTTCATGGATTATTCTTGTCACCTTTTTGGTAGTTCTGATATTGTTACTCATTATCACCATAGATGTCTTGCCTTATTTTAAGTTGACGCAGGAGATAATTGATAAAATGAATAAGACTGCAAGGGAAATCCTTATTGGAATACCTGTCATCAAGGCTTTTGTAAGACAGGACTACGAACAAAAAAAATTCGGAAAGGTCAATAAGGACTTTCTGGACATTAATCTATATGTCTTCAGTAGAATTTTTATCATGATACCTACAATGACTTTGTTTTTGAATCTGATGATTGTCATGATATTGTATTTCGGTGCATATGATGCTATTGCAGGTAATATCCTTACGGGAGATATCATTGCTTTTATACAGTATTCCACGCAAATCGTATTCTCATTTATCCTTCTTGGAGGAATCATGATAATACTTCCGAGATTTCTGGTCTCAGCAAGGCGTGTGGCTGAAGTCTTGAATATGGAACTTTCTATTACTGATGGTGAAATAACTTCAGTTGATAACAATCCAACCATAGAATTCAAAAATGTTGGTTATTCATATCCCGGAAGCGAAAAGGAGACATTAAAGGACATCAACTTTAAGTTAATGCCCGGCAAAACCACGGCCATTATTGGAGGAACTGGAAGCGGAAAATCCACTATTTTAAACCTGATTCCAAGGCTTCAGGACGTAACGGAAGGTGAAATCCTGATTAATGACGTTAACATTAAAAATCTTAATCTTAAAACCTTGAGAGACAGAATAAGTTTCACTCCTCAGAAGGCCATTCTCTTTCAGGGAACTGTAAAGTCAAACATGCAGACAGGAAAAAGCGATGCAACGGATGAAGAAATCAGAAACGCTTTAAATATGGCACAGGTTGATTTTGTGGATGACATTGAAGAGGAGGTTTCCCAGGGAGGATCCAATTTCTCCGGAGGCCAAAAGCAGCGTCTCTCAATTGCAAGGGCGATTATAGGTCGTCATGACTTTTACCTTTTCGATGACTGCTTTTCAGCATTGGACATGAATACCGAAGCGATAGTCAAAAATAATCTGGATAAAATTGCCAAGGATTCATCAATATTATTCGTATCGCAAAGGATTTCAACGATAAAGGATGCAGATGAGATAATAGTTCTTGACAACGGCAGGATAATTGATAAGGGAACTCACGATGACCTGATTGACCGCTGTGACGTATACTCAGAAATCGCTTTATCACAAATGGAGGGTTCATTATGCCACCAATAA